The following DNA comes from Hyphococcus flavus.
TATAATGATCCGCGCACATGGGGTGTAACGCTCCGTGTCAGCGGATAAGGCAAGCTTAAAAAGCTTTTGCGGCCTGCGAAAACAACTCCGTCAGGCCGCACAATTTTCAAGGGTAAGATACGAACAACAATGAGTGGTCATTTTTCAGAATCGGTCACTGATGCGCACCAAAAATTTGTAGCCAGCGCTGAGGCTGCAGGTGCTGAGATAGAGCTCCGGCGGCATCCGCTTAAAGGCCCGTCTGGAGAAGATTTGTGTATGGCGGCGGCCCGGCTTGGCCCGGCTTCTGCGCGGCGCGTGTTGCTTGTTAATTCAGGTACGCACGGTGTTGAGGGGTATGCCGGGTCCGCTCTGCAAATTGGTTATTTAGATTCATTTGATGCTTCACGTTTGCCTGCCGACGCCGCAGTTTTGCTGGTTCATTTAGTTAACCCTTGGGGTGCGGCATGGGACAGGCGAGAAAACGAAGACAACATAGATGTGTTTCGCAATTTTGTTTATTCCACGCCGCCGTTCCCCGACAATCCCGAATACCGTTATCTGGATGATGCTATAAACCCGTCCTCATGGACTGATGACACGCTGCGTAGAGCGGATGAGAAAATCAAAGCGTATATTACGGCTCATGGGAAAGACGCTTTTATCGCGCTATTTCGTCAAGGTCAGCACTTCAATGCTAAAGGCTTAACCTATCATGGCAGGGGACCTTGTTGGTCCAAGCAGACATTTGATTCCGTTGCGTACAAAATGATTCCTAATGTGCAACTTGGAGTTTGTGTTGATATTCATACTGGCTTTGGCGATTTCGGTGACGGTTTGGTCATTATGTATCGCAGCCAAGGTAAAGAACGCATCGAGTTTTCCAGGCACGTTTATGGCGAAGTATATATTGCTGGCGATGATGCGCTCATACCGCAGCATGGAAGCATGCCATATGACATACTCAGTCACGCGCCATTTGCGCAAATCCATTGCGTTGGGCTTGAGTTTGGCACTTATGACTTGATGCAAGAGATAGATCTCTTTCGTCGCATCAATTTCATTTTTGCTTATGAGGACCCTCTACGCCGAGAAGCAGAACTGGCGCGTGGTAAAATGCGAGAGCTTTTATACCCTGCTTCTAGTGAATGGCGTTCGTCAGTGCTTGCCCGCGGCAAAGAAGTATTGAGAAATGCGGAACTTGCGGTCGCAAGCTGGGACGGGGCTGCGTGATGAGGGTCGAAGTCGACGGAATTCGTATCTTTTTTGAAGTCGCAGGGTTTTCTTTGGAAGCAGATGGTCCTGAGTTTCGTAAGCGTCCAACGCTGGTAGCATTGCATGGCGGCCCAGGTTGGGATCATTCCGCCAGCCGTGACGCGCTCGCGGTACTCTCCGAGTTTTGTCAAGTGATTTTTTATGACCACCGCGCCCACGGCCGTTCTGATGGGTGGGAAGATATCAGCCGTCAGACACTTGATCAGTGGGGTGACGATGTGGCGGCGTTTTGCGATGCATTGGAAATAGAGAAGCCTTTCATATTGGGCACGTCATTCGGTGGTATGGTGGCGCAAAGTTATGCCGTTCGCCATCCCGATCATGCATCCGGCGTTATCCTGAACAGTACCTCTGCAAAATTTGTTCTTGATGATGTCTGCGAAACTTTTCGCAGAGTTGTGGGTGAAGACGCCGAGCATATAGCGCGACAGGCGTTCACCACCGGTACGCCAGAATCGCTTGAGCGATACTATGAGCGATGCCTGCCTAAATACAGTACTGACCCCATGCCGCCAGATAAAAAGGCGCGGATCATTTACAATGAGGAATTGATCCGGCGCCTTTTATCCCCTGGAGGGGCGTTACGGCAGATGGACTTCCTTCCTAAGCTTGGCTCTATCACCTGTCCGGTGCTGGTGCTTGGCGGTAGAGACGACCCTATTTGTCCGCCCCAAGCGGCTACCGCGATTGCGGAGGCGATCGGAAAAAATGCAGAGCTTCATATTATTGAGGGATGCCGTCATGGGATTGTGCAGGAAAATCCCGAAATTGGCGCAGTCTTAGTCAAAGATTTTCTCGACCGCGTATTCAGTCCGCGCGCATGAAACGAAACAGGAGTTAGATTTGTGAAGACCTCAGGTGGTAAAATTAGCGCATTGCCCACAAAGCGCGGCAAGTCAGGCCCGTCGCAGCCTCAACAGGAGCGAAGCGCAGAAACGCGTCAGCGTCTTATTGAGGCGACTATAGAATGTTTTGCTAAATACGGTTTCAGCGACACCACAACTTCATTAATTGCAAAAACGGCAGGCGTAACGCGCGGCGCCTATCTCCATCATTTTGGCTCTCGCGAACAGCTTCTCACAGAAGCGTTCGGGCATCTTCTTAACAATGTCATGGGAGAATTGGAAAAGCGCATCATCGTTCTTTTCCAGGAAAACCGGCAAAGTGAAATTCTCGATGAGATCTGGAAAGCAGGCTTTGAAGACTGGCTCTATCCCGGTTTTGAACTTCTATTGCATTGTCGTCACGACCCCGAAATGCGCCGCTACTGGATGGCGCATTCTGCAAAGTTTCTTGTGTGGCGGCGGCGTATTTTCAGCAACCTGACTGATGGTGAAGTGCAGGAAGACTCCGACATGATGCACTTGGCGGACGGCTTTCTGGACCTTCTTCGAGGGATGGCTTTGATGGATGTTGTTCGCACTAAAGCGACAACCCGGGCGCAGCTTGATTTCTGGCGCGGCGTATTCGAGCGGGAAGTCGCCCATATTCTCAGTAATTCGCAAAACTCCAAAACTAACAAATCCGACAACGTAGAGAAATGACCGCGCTCGGAAGCAAACAAGCCTACCCGCCGCCGGCCCAAGCCTGGAGGGCGGCAATAATACTGAGCGTGCTCTACACGATTTCAAATGTAGACCGTCAGGTAATCGGCTTGTTGCTGCAGCCTATCAAAGACGATTTGCAGGTTGGCGATACAGAGATGGGGTTGCTTGGCGGCTTTGCGTTCGCGATTTTTTATACAGTTATGGGTCTGCCGATTGCACGCCTCGCAGATAAAACCAGTCGGCGTGCTGTTATTTTTGTCGGCGTCGTATTTTGGAGTGTGGCGACAGTCTTTTGCGGTCTGGCGCGAAATTTCACACAATTGTTTATTGGTCGCATAGGTGTTGGCGTTGGCGAGGCTGCATTATCCCCCGCTTCGTACTCATTGCTGTCTGACTATTTTCCGCCGTCAAAACTTGGCCGCGCCATGAGTGTTTATGTTCTTGGTGCTGCAACCGGTTTTGGGCTCGCCTATTTCGCAGGAGGCGCGCTTTACGGTTATTTTGCAGGCTTGGGCTCTTTTCATATTCCAGTTGTGGGTGAAATAAAGCCCTGGCAAGCGACGTTCATCGCTGTTGGCGCGCCCGGAATTGCGCTCGCATTCCTGATGACCTTGATCAAGGAACCAGAAAGACGTTCTAGCTGTATTGCAGATGTAGGCGCACACACACCCACACCCACACAAGGGGGCGCACTCTTACCATTCCTGAAGGGGAATTGGAAAATTCTGGCAATGCACTTCGCCGGTATCTCAGGCTTCAATATCGCTGCTTATGGATTCAACTTGTGGCTGCCCGCACATTTTATCCGCGAATTTGGGTGGTCGCCGGCGCAGGTTGGCGTGACGTTTGGCGGGTATTTTCTCATTCTTGGCGTGGCGAGCATATTAATTGCTGGCCGATTAGCGGACCAAGTGAAAGTCGGCGAGGGCAGAGTCGTATCTTATTTTCGATTGATGGCGTTGTGGACGTTGATTTCGGTTCCATGTCTTGCGTCGGTTGCGCTCGTGCCAACAGCCGCTTTGGCGATGGTGGTATTGGCGCCATGCCTGTTTCTTGCGGCGGGTCCTACGGTTTTTGCGCCGGCAGTACTTCAGTTAATTGCGCCAAACACAGTGCGAGCGCAGGTGTCTGCTCTTTATCTGTTTGTTGTCAACATAATGGGAATTGGTCTCGGGCCGTTACTCATTGGCCTTATCACTGATTTTGGTTTTGGGGACCCGGCAATGCTGAAGTGGTCAATCAGCATTGTTTGCGGCGGAGGCGCGGCGCTCGCCTTCATCTTTTTGTTTGCAGGCGTGCGGTTGGCGAGAAGGTCTTTTCAAATAGAAGACGAGGCGGGCTTTGAAGGAGCGGTTGCGTCATGAAAAAGACCGTATGTGTAGGTGTTGGGTCTATAGGGCGAGCGTGGGCTGTCGTATTTGCAAAAGCCGGTCATGAAGTTGCGCTTTATGACGCCAATGCTGATGTCCTTAATGAGGTTAAGGAGCGAATTGAATCGACATTAGGTGACCTGGAGGCTGCGGGCCTTCTGCATGACGCGCACTCGGCGATCAACAATATTCGAATAGCTGAAACTCTCGAAGATGCTCTTGTTGACGCCGTTTATGTTCAGGAAAGCGTACGCGAACTGTTGGAAGTAAAACGAGCGACATTTGAAGAAATTGCATGTTACGCACCTGAAGATGCGATTATAGCAAGTTCGACATCCGCTATCGCCGGTTCGCTTTTTATGGAAGGTTTACGGAATTCTGCGAATTGTTTGGTTGCGCACCCAACTAACCCGCCTTTCTTGACGACTCTTACAGAGCTGTGTCCAACCTCCTCTACCAGTATTGCAACACTGAAAGCTGCGAAGAAATTTCTCACCGGCTGTGGCCAAGCAACCGTTACTCTAAAGAAAGAAATAACCGGGTACGCACTAAACCGACTACAGGCCGCCGTTGTAGCTGAGGCGCTATATCTCGTCGGTGAGGGGTATCTGTCAGCGCCGGACCTTGATGATGTGATGACGCGCGGGCTGGGTATGCGATGGTGTTTCATGGGACCGTTTCTGACGGGGCACCTAAACGCGCCAACGGGTTACGCTCAGTATATGAATATGTATGGTGACGCCTACCGTAGTATAGTCCGGGATTTGCGCACTGATTATGAATGGACGCCACGTCTTTTCAAAAAAGTGCAGGATCAAATTGCTGGCGGTGAAGAGACGGCGGACGTTGCTAGTCAGCAAGCATGGCGAGATCGCCGTTTGATGCTCCTCATTAAACATCTTGAAGAAGCAGACCGTATTGAACCGAGAAAGGGGCAGATCTATGAAGCGTAAAGTCATTATTACGTGCGCGGTTACCGGCAATGCGCCATTTAACCCAAAGCATCCCAATTTCCCGGTAACGCCAAAGCAGATTGCAGAGGCGTGTATTGAGGCAGCGAATGCTGGCGCCGCAATCGTGCATATTCATGCGCGAGATCCGGAAACGACGCATGGCGTGTTTGATGTTGCCCTGTTTAAAGAGATTGTCCATCGTGTCCGAAGTAGCGGCGTCGATATCTTGATTAACTTATCGGCAGGGGGCGGGGCCTTTTTCTTGCCTGACCCAGAGAACGAAGCAGTTGGATTGCCGGAAAGTGATATGCGTGATGTTGAAGGCCGAATTGAACACTTGGTTGAGTGTCTCCCTGATATCGCCTCCATAGACGTAACGACTGGCAATCAGGTCGAAGGCGATATGGAGTTCGTGTATCTGAACACGACGCGTACTCTACGCGGCATGGCGAAGCGCTTTATGGAGCTTGGCGTGAAGCCCGAACTCGAAGCGTTCCAGCCGGGTGATGTTCTTTTTGCCAATCAACTTATTGAAGAAGGGCTCGTTGAAGGCACGCCAATGATGCAGTTCGTCCTTGGCGTAAAATGGGGTGCGCCATCGACACCGGAAACGGTCATGTACATGCGCAATCTTGCGCCGAAAAACGCAGTCTGGACTGCAATGGGGATTGCTCGTGAAGAATTTTCAACCGCTGCTCAGTCTGTTCTCCTAGGCGGCCACGTACGCGTTGGTCTTGAAGATAATCTCTATCTTGATCGCGGTGTCTTCGCCACCAATGGCCAGCTTGTAGAGCGCGCAGTTCGCATAATTGAAGATGTGGGCTGTTCGCCAGCTTCACCAAGTGAGGCGCGCGAGTTGTTAGGCATCTCAAAAGTTAGTGCATAATGGGAACCGGCAACGCGCAATCTGTTGTTATTACCGGCGCCGGGTCAGGGATTGGTCTGGCGACAGCGAAGCTATTTGCTGATAGGGGCGCTCACGTTCATATTTGTGACGTTAGCGAGAGCGCTGTTCGCGAAGTTCTAAAAAATGATTCTCGTATTACGGGCACCGTTTGTGATGTTGGCGATCCAGAAGGGGTGGCGCGGTTTTTCATTGAAGCGCTTGATGTAAATGGTTGTGTTGATGTCCTTATCAATAATGCAGGCATCGGCGGCGGTTCGGGGGTGGCGGAGGAAATCGATCTCGAAGATTGGGCGAATACCTTAAGAATTAATCTTTCCGGTTCATTTTACTGTATTCGTGAAGCGCTTAAACTTATGAAGCCAAAAGGCGCTGGCTGCATCGTGAATATCTCCACTGCGTCAGTCACGGTCGCACTCCCAAACCGTTCTGCTTACATCGCTTCCAAGGCGGGACTACAGGGCCTAACGCGAGCCTTGGCGCGAGAAGTTGGGCCGTTTGGAATTCGCTGTAATGCAATTCTTCCAGGCCTTATTGACAATCCGCGAGGACGAAAACTTGTTCAAAAATTTGCAGCGAACGCGGGAGAAACAGTTGAGGACACAGAAGCGCGATTTCTAAAATATGTGTCTATGCGTACATGGATCAAGCCCGAAGAAGTTGGCCGGGTCGCATGGTTTTTAGCTTCTGATGAGGCGCTTCATGTAAGCGGGCAGTGTATTGGCGTCTGCGGGAATGTAGAATGGGAAGAATAAAAACAAGGCGAGGCGAACGCCTTGATATTTGGGGGAAAGTAAAGTGACCAGACGTTTCTTGCAGGCGAACTATTATGCAGAACCAGGCCGTAACGATTCTCTTGACGTACTTCGCAACTTAATTCTGCTTGCGCTGCGATTAGGCGGAAAGATCGACTTGCCTGCGATAGAATGGCGGCTTTGGCGATCATTACGAGAGAATGACGCCAATTCCTGGCTGGTTACCGAAGAATATCAGAATGCAACTCATTGGGGGGAAGCTGAAGACTTTGGTGTTGATGACCCTGAGTTGCGTGCTGCCCTACAGGATGCTGATGACCAAGGTTTTTCACCACACGATATTCACCTCCTTATGGAAGCAAATAGATTGGGGGAAGAAAAGCATTCCGAAAGGTTGCAAATTGCAACATTCCCAAAAGGCATGCCGTCGGGCATTATAGATGAGTGGTTAAACGCGCGTTGTGATCATATTGCTAAAGCTTCCGGAGTACCGCCACTCGCGCGTGTATTTCAGACACGCGTTTCCGGGACTCGCTTTGGCCAAACGCAGATATGGCTCACATATGGTAACGGCATTGAGGATAACCTGACGGATAATTGTCAGGCGCCACGTTGCGAATATTTTTCTCGCGGATTTTAATCAGATGCGCTCCGGCTTGATTTAGAATGCTAGCAAGCCAGTTGGTTAACAATATTAACCCATCGTTGCGGCGATTAAATGGCGGCGTATCATTAAGTGGCGTAATATTCTGGCGGAAGTCACAAGCACCACGTCATTTTGAAGCCGCCTGACTGTTGCAAAAGCCTGCATATACGCTAGGCATGGGTGCATGTCCTCGCTTCCATCTACCTTTTCAAGCGAACATCAGGACTGGGCCGCAGTTGTAAATACTGCGGTGCGATTTCGCCGATCCCTACATCAAGATCCAGAATTAAGCTGGCAAGAAACCAAAACAGCCGCCGTCATAAGGAGTGCGTTGGATGCGCTTGGCATCCCGTGGAAGGCGTGTGCTGACACCGGGACACTAGGTTTTATAGCGCAAAATGCAAAAGGTCGGCGGATCGCGCTGCGTGCAGACATTGATGCGCTGCCGATTGTGGAACAAAGCGGGCGCGAATGGTGTTCAACAACACAAGGTGTGATGCATGCCTGCGGGCATGATGGTCATGCCGCTACACTAATGGCTACGGCTGCGTGGCTGAAACTTCATGAGGATCAACTGCCGGGACCTGTCACTTTACTGTATCAGCCAGCGGAAGAAGGCGGTCATGGGGCCAAGCGAATGATTGAAGATGGCGCGCTCCATGATGTTGACATGATTTTCGGCTGGCATAACTGGCCGGGGATACCGTTTGGAAAGGCTGTATGTCCCGACGGAGTTGTCATGGCGGGCAACGGCACGTTCAAAATTTCGCTTCTCGGCAAAGGCGGACACGCGAGTCAGCCGCAGGCCTGTCGAGACCCGGTCCTGGCGGCGTCAGCAGTGACGCTCGCTTTACAACAAATTGTAAGCCGGCGTTTGCAGCCACAATCTGCAGTCGTGGTCAGTGTTACTTCTATCAATGCGCCGAGCGGCGACACAATTATTCCCGACAAAGCGGAGCTAGGCGGCAGCATTCGGTTGGCGAGTGCTGCAGACCGGCAAGAAGTAAATGAATTGATCACGGAGATCGCAAAAAGTGCTGCTTCTGCTTATGGCGTTGAGGCAATCGTTGAGCACTTTTCGCGATATGATGCGACAGTGAACCATGCTGACGCTGCGGCGTTAATGCGTCAAGCGCTGCTGGATGAGCTTGGGGACGGCTGGAACAGTGCGGACACACCAATTCCTATAATGGCGTCCGAAGACTTCAGTTATTATCTCAAGGAGAGGCCGGGCGCTTTTGCGCTTATTGGCGCTGATGACGGTGAGCCAAATCACCGCGTATCTTGCCACAGTCCTGAATATGATTTTAACGATGGTTTGATACCTGTCGTGACAGGCGTTTATTCGCGTCTGGCTGGAATTTTGCCCGATAGAGGCAGAGACAATCAAGAATAAGGAGGCGATCATGGATGTGTTCGAGCAATGGGAATCAGATGTGCGCGGTTACTGCAGGATCTTTCCTACTGTGTTCAAGTCCGCCTCAAATGCACGTCAGGTTGATGAGAACGGCCGTTCTTACATTGACTTTTTCGGCGGCGCCGGAGTTTTGAATTTCGGCCATAATAATATGCGCATGAAAAAAGCGATTATCGAATTCCTGGAATCGGATGGCGTCGCACACAGTCTTGATATGTCAACAACTGCTAAACGTGACTTCATTGAAGCGTTTGTAGAAACGATCATGAAACCACGAAGCATGAACTATAAATTACAGTTTACAGGTCCGACGGGAACAAACGCCGTTGAGGCCGCGTTGAAAATCGCCCGGCGCGTCACCGGCCGGCGATCGGTCATTGCTTTCAGTCACGGATTTCACGGCATGACGCTTGGTTCTCTCGCCTGCACGGCTAATGACTATTTCAGGAACGCGGCTGGAGTGCCGTTGGAAAATGTAACGCGGCTGTCTTTTGGACACCCTCTGGATGGTATGGCTGAGGCTTACGCTGATAGTTCATCAGGGCTCGATCAACCAGCGGCGATCTTAGTGGAAACAATCCAGGCGGAAGGCGGGGTCAATGTTGCGACGCGCGAATGGTTGAAAGAGTTGCAACAATTCGCGAAAGATACAGGGGCGCTCTTTATTATCGACGACATTCAAGCCGGATGTGGCCGGACAGGCGACTACTTCAGTTTCGACGGCATGGGACTTGATCCGGACGTCATTTGTTTAGCGAAGGGCATAGGCGGCTTCGGCACGCCGCTGGCCATGAATATGATTAAGCCTGAACATGACAAACACTGGTCGCCTGGCGAACATACGGGCACTTTTCGTGGGCAAGGAATCTCATTTGTCGCTGGCCGTGAAGCGTTGCGGTATTTCGAAGATGGTTCATTTCTTGACGGCGTAAAAACAAAAGGCGCGCGCATGAATGAAAGGCTGCAAGATATCGCCAAGCAGCACTCCGTTCATTGGTTTGAAGTGCGCGGCGCCGGCATGATCCAGGGGCTGGATACAAAAGATGGCGAGCTGTCAAAAAAGGTTGTGGCGGCGTGTTTTGAGAACGGCTTGCTCATTGGCGGGTGCGGCACCGCCGGTCGGGTTCTGAAGCTTATTCCGCCGCTGACGATTTCTGACGACGATTTGAATGAGGGCATAGATATTCTTGAAAACGCGATCAACAAAGTTGCGGAGGCGGCATGAGACAGCGCGATGACATGACCTTCCCTATGGAAGAGTATGAGCGGCGTATTTCAGAGCTTAGAGCGCGCATGAGCGAGAGGCTCTTGGACGCAGTGATCATCTCTGATCCGGAGAACATAATGTATCTCACGGATTATCAGACGACCGGTTATTCCTTCTTTCAGGCGTTGATCGTGCCTTTGGATGGCGAGTGTTTCATGATCACGCGAAATATGGAGGAGTCCAACGTTCATGCGCGGACGTGGGTCGAAAAAACCCGGCCATATCCTGATAATGGTGATGCAATTCAGCGGCTCGTGGAGTCGTTGCGTGAATTCGGTCTGTGGGACGCCACGATCGGGTATGAGCGGAACAGTTATTTTCTTCCTGCTTACCAGCAAGACCGTATCCGAACCGCATTTACCAGCGGGCTGTTGATCGACTGTTTCGGCATCGTTGAGGAAGGACGTTTGTGCAAATCGCCCGCAGAAATTGAGGTGATGAAAAAAGCCGCTGTAGCGACAGAAGCGGGCATGCGCGCGGCTTACGACATGATTGAACCCGGCGTCACAGAAAATGAAATTGGCGCTGCAATAAGCCAGGCGATGTTTAATGCAGGCGGGGAGCCGCCGGCTGTCATGCCGTATGTCACATCCGGCCCGCGTTCGATGATCGGTCACGCAACGTGGGAAGGTCGCAAGGTTCAGCCTGGTGAGCATGTGTTCTTGGAGCTTGGCGGTTGTTACAGGCGGTATCACACGGCGATGATGCGCACCGTTGTGCTTGACGAGTTATCGCCAGCCATGGAAGTCGCCCAGTGGCGAATGATGGAATCGCTCCGGCAGGTTGAAGACGCCATTCGTCCCGGGCTGACGGTTTCCGATGCGGATAATATCATTCGCGACATCATCAACAGCGGCGATCATGGCGGGCATCTGATTACTCGCTCGGGTTACTCTATCGGCATTGCGTTCCCGCCGAGCTGGGATGAGGGCTATATTCTAAGTCTCATGCAGGGTGATTCCCGCATCCTGAAAGAAGGAATGACATTTCACATTATACCATGGATATGGGGTGTCGAAGGCGACAAGACCGTCGGCATCTCAGACACGATTTATGTCACCGAGGACGGATGCGAATCTTTTTTCACGCTTGATCGTGAATTTGTCGTACGTCCTGAAAAGAGTGCGACTGCGTCCAATGTTCATTCCATTTCTGGCGATGCTTAAGCCGCAAACAATCAGAGCAAATCACTTATGAAGTTGACTGCAATAAACCCTGCCAATGGTGAGGTAGTCCGTGAGACAGAAGCTGATAACGATGGCGCCATAGAAAATAAACTTGCAGCGGCGCAGCAGGCGTTTTCTGACTGGCGAGAGACGTCTTTTGCAGAACGCGCGGCTGTTTTAAAAAAAATAGCGGCGGATATGAGAGACCGCGTCGAAGAACTTGCACCGCTAATGACCGAAGAGATGGGCAAACCCATTCGTGAAGCGCGCGCTGAGGTCGAAAAGGCGGCCTGGTGCGCTGAGCATTATGCAGAACACGCGGAAAGTTATCTTGCGCCGCAAACATTGCCCTCGGATGCGACGCATAGCTACGTTCAACACCTTCCTATTGGCGCCGTTATGGGTGTTCTCCCTTGGAATGCGCCGTTCTGGCTGGCGTTTCGTTTTTGCGCGCCCGCATTGATGGCCGGAAATACGTGTTTGATGAAGCACGATCCGCATGTGCCGGGATGCGCCGAAGCGATCGCAGACCTTTTCGTTCGCAATAATGCGCCTGAAGGCGTTTTTCAGGCCTTGTTGCTTGAAACTGAACGTGTTGAGCGGGTCTTGCGCGACGATCGCATTAAAGCGGTCTCTTTTACCGGGTCATCGCGCGGCGGCGCGGCGGTGGCGTCTATAGCAGCCAGTGAGATTAAGCCGGCTGTGCTGGAACTTGGCGGCTCGGACCCAAGCATCGTGCTGGCGGACGCCGACCTTGAAAAAGCGGCGGAGATTTTAAAAGTCTCACGCATCATAAACGCCGGTCAATCCTGTATCGCCGCCAAGCGGTTGATCGTCGAGGCGCCGGTATATGATCAGATGCTTGCGTTGCTCACCGAAAAATTCACTGCGCTCAAGGGTGGCGATCCCGCCCTGGATGACACGGATGTTGGACCAATCGCGCGTGAAGACCTGCGAAACGAACTTCACCGCCAGGTTCAGGCGACGGTAGACAATGGCGCTCGCCTGGTCATGGGCGGTGAGTTGCCGGGTGCGCCGGGATACTTTTATCCGGTGACGCTGCTTGCGGATGTTGAGCCGGGCATGTGTGCGTTTGAGGAAGAAACTTTCGGACCGATTGGCGTTGTGATCCGTGCTGACGATGCTGATCATGCGCTTCGTCTTGCTAATGATACGGAATACGGCCTTGCGGCCAGCGTGTGGTCTACACCTGAACGGGGTGAAGCGCT
Coding sequences within:
- a CDS encoding DUF2817 domain-containing protein, whose amino-acid sequence is MSGHFSESVTDAHQKFVASAEAAGAEIELRRHPLKGPSGEDLCMAAARLGPASARRVLLVNSGTHGVEGYAGSALQIGYLDSFDASRLPADAAVLLVHLVNPWGAAWDRRENEDNIDVFRNFVYSTPPFPDNPEYRYLDDAINPSSWTDDTLRRADEKIKAYITAHGKDAFIALFRQGQHFNAKGLTYHGRGPCWSKQTFDSVAYKMIPNVQLGVCVDIHTGFGDFGDGLVIMYRSQGKERIEFSRHVYGEVYIAGDDALIPQHGSMPYDILSHAPFAQIHCVGLEFGTYDLMQEIDLFRRINFIFAYEDPLRREAELARGKMRELLYPASSEWRSSVLARGKEVLRNAELAVASWDGAA
- a CDS encoding alpha/beta fold hydrolase, producing the protein MRVEVDGIRIFFEVAGFSLEADGPEFRKRPTLVALHGGPGWDHSASRDALAVLSEFCQVIFYDHRAHGRSDGWEDISRQTLDQWGDDVAAFCDALEIEKPFILGTSFGGMVAQSYAVRHPDHASGVILNSTSAKFVLDDVCETFRRVVGEDAEHIARQAFTTGTPESLERYYERCLPKYSTDPMPPDKKARIIYNEELIRRLLSPGGALRQMDFLPKLGSITCPVLVLGGRDDPICPPQAATAIAEAIGKNAELHIIEGCRHGIVQENPEIGAVLVKDFLDRVFSPRA
- a CDS encoding TetR/AcrR family transcriptional regulator: MKTSGGKISALPTKRGKSGPSQPQQERSAETRQRLIEATIECFAKYGFSDTTTSLIAKTAGVTRGAYLHHFGSREQLLTEAFGHLLNNVMGELEKRIIVLFQENRQSEILDEIWKAGFEDWLYPGFELLLHCRHDPEMRRYWMAHSAKFLVWRRRIFSNLTDGEVQEDSDMMHLADGFLDLLRGMALMDVVRTKATTRAQLDFWRGVFEREVAHILSNSQNSKTNKSDNVEK
- a CDS encoding spinster family MFS transporter — its product is MTALGSKQAYPPPAQAWRAAIILSVLYTISNVDRQVIGLLLQPIKDDLQVGDTEMGLLGGFAFAIFYTVMGLPIARLADKTSRRAVIFVGVVFWSVATVFCGLARNFTQLFIGRIGVGVGEAALSPASYSLLSDYFPPSKLGRAMSVYVLGAATGFGLAYFAGGALYGYFAGLGSFHIPVVGEIKPWQATFIAVGAPGIALAFLMTLIKEPERRSSCIADVGAHTPTPTQGGALLPFLKGNWKILAMHFAGISGFNIAAYGFNLWLPAHFIREFGWSPAQVGVTFGGYFLILGVASILIAGRLADQVKVGEGRVVSYFRLMALWTLISVPCLASVALVPTAALAMVVLAPCLFLAAGPTVFAPAVLQLIAPNTVRAQVSALYLFVVNIMGIGLGPLLIGLITDFGFGDPAMLKWSISIVCGGGAALAFIFLFAGVRLARRSFQIEDEAGFEGAVAS
- a CDS encoding 3-hydroxyacyl-CoA dehydrogenase NAD-binding domain-containing protein: MKKTVCVGVGSIGRAWAVVFAKAGHEVALYDANADVLNEVKERIESTLGDLEAAGLLHDAHSAINNIRIAETLEDALVDAVYVQESVRELLEVKRATFEEIACYAPEDAIIASSTSAIAGSLFMEGLRNSANCLVAHPTNPPFLTTLTELCPTSSTSIATLKAAKKFLTGCGQATVTLKKEITGYALNRLQAAVVAEALYLVGEGYLSAPDLDDVMTRGLGMRWCFMGPFLTGHLNAPTGYAQYMNMYGDAYRSIVRDLRTDYEWTPRLFKKVQDQIAGGEETADVASQQAWRDRRLMLLIKHLEEADRIEPRKGQIYEA
- a CDS encoding 3-keto-5-aminohexanoate cleavage protein; this encodes MKRKVIITCAVTGNAPFNPKHPNFPVTPKQIAEACIEAANAGAAIVHIHARDPETTHGVFDVALFKEIVHRVRSSGVDILINLSAGGGAFFLPDPENEAVGLPESDMRDVEGRIEHLVECLPDIASIDVTTGNQVEGDMEFVYLNTTRTLRGMAKRFMELGVKPELEAFQPGDVLFANQLIEEGLVEGTPMMQFVLGVKWGAPSTPETVMYMRNLAPKNAVWTAMGIAREEFSTAAQSVLLGGHVRVGLEDNLYLDRGVFATNGQLVERAVRIIEDVGCSPASPSEARELLGISKVSA
- a CDS encoding SDR family oxidoreductase: MGTGNAQSVVITGAGSGIGLATAKLFADRGAHVHICDVSESAVREVLKNDSRITGTVCDVGDPEGVARFFIEALDVNGCVDVLINNAGIGGGSGVAEEIDLEDWANTLRINLSGSFYCIREALKLMKPKGAGCIVNISTASVTVALPNRSAYIASKAGLQGLTRALAREVGPFGIRCNAILPGLIDNPRGRKLVQKFAANAGETVEDTEARFLKYVSMRTWIKPEEVGRVAWFLASDEALHVSGQCIGVCGNVEWEE
- the doeB2 gene encoding N(2)-acetyl-L-2,4-diaminobutanoate deacetylase DoeB2, whose translation is MSSLPSTFSSEHQDWAAVVNTAVRFRRSLHQDPELSWQETKTAAVIRSALDALGIPWKACADTGTLGFIAQNAKGRRIALRADIDALPIVEQSGREWCSTTQGVMHACGHDGHAATLMATAAWLKLHEDQLPGPVTLLYQPAEEGGHGAKRMIEDGALHDVDMIFGWHNWPGIPFGKAVCPDGVVMAGNGTFKISLLGKGGHASQPQACRDPVLAASAVTLALQQIVSRRLQPQSAVVVSVTSINAPSGDTIIPDKAELGGSIRLASAADRQEVNELITEIAKSAASAYGVEAIVEHFSRYDATVNHADAAALMRQALLDELGDGWNSADTPIPIMASEDFSYYLKERPGAFALIGADDGEPNHRVSCHSPEYDFNDGLIPVVTGVYSRLAGILPDRGRDNQE